ttgaaaCAGTATTGTTGATCGTATTATAtggttttgaatttaaattatttacaaaatttacatatagGTCCGCAATATTTGGACGGAAATTCAGGATTTGGGAAAGGACAGCAGATTTTCACCAACAGCTTCAAACATTAGTTATATCATCAGAAGAGGAAAGAGCGACAACTCGAATAAAATGTATGATTCTTACTTCAAAAAGTTTCAAAACTGGTGTTTAAAGCATTGCGTTTCTCATTTGCAAGCTACAGTGAGTACAGTAGCCGTTTTTCTTAGCAGTTTAGTACAGGAGTCactttccattgtaattgaccccatcACCTTCAGGTGTTTGACTTTTTGAAATGATCAtgtaaacaatgaacattttatcCGTCCTCTTTTTAAAACGTGACCcattacaaaatgaaatattctttaCAATTAAGTTATACCAatgcctttttttaaattaagtttttgGATCAGACTTTTGCCTTTGTTAATATcaaataagggggggggggctgccccccccccccccccccccccgatgttACGTGCcttaagtatacatgtacatgtataaagtcaCAGTGTTTTGAACTCGTTAAAAAACTAGCTAGACACTCAGGGCTGACAGATAGTATAATTTGTCGGCCCTGTAATAATTCAACCAGCCCGGAGGAAATAGTTCTTTTAATTTGcatgtaaaacattaaaaaataagtaagtaagtaaataattaattatagtgacatgtgttataacaattacaaaattttatacaaaatagatAATGAAACACCATGTCACTGCAAATACAACTataacatatatacacatattacgCATTGcgttttttatacaataatgatTGTCTGTAAAGGTAAGATTCAAGTAAATATTTAGAGGTTTTTCTCGGAAAATTTgacagtagaaaaataatacagtcTAAATTTTACATTACCCGTGTTGGATTATATcctatattattaaataattccCTTCTAAAATCAGAATAGATTGTACAATTCAACAGAAAATGACTCTCGTcttctatttcatttaatacacaaatacatgtattacatattcTTTCATCGAGAGGTCCCCCCTTATATCGCCCCGTTTCAATTCTAATTGGGAGTATCCCACATCTGAATTGTGCCAAAATAGATCTTTGAGATTTTGAGATGTTCATTTCAAggtaattttcagttttaaaatttgttttagtgCTATTATACAATCGCAATTTTGGTAGTTGATTTATCTTTCCTAACCATTCATTTTCATAAGTAagaaacagcttgttttcaaattcattaacaTCACAGATTAATGATAAATTATCGTAAATATGTAACAGGTTCATGGATTCAAAGAGTGATAATACGTGATGTCCATCTAGATAAACCAGTTTGAATAAAGTCCCACAGGAAAACACGCTTTGTTAGCCGATCGTCCTCCATTGTCAGCAATCGATTCCATAATCGCACGGCGTTAATACAGTGTCTATGATAACAGAGTTTCCGTCCAAATTCCCCGTGTAGTGCTGGTAAAGGTGTAAATCTGTGAACGCCTAagtcacccctgcgaatgtgttcggaatgttttctttatcgttgctaagtatgtaataaatccagagaagctcgaatgaaagttcacgagacttcaccgaggcttgttcagttcctgtgaaatttcgagcggaagtataagtgttcggataatattctcaaaatacgtaagtactggtcgtttttcatatcgtatcctacttttgtttttgttaaaacatgaaactcTCTTAATATgtttgtcttatttcaccatttagcggtttttatattaaacgataatgttcagaacagagttatcgttcgtgtttaACCACGTGttgagtggttgaaaatataaacattgcgtggcttaataaaatcatatccatgtttgatgcttgtggtgtgcagtaccatgtttttaaaaaaaaataatggatgtctgttttgcataaaaacttagtatatcgagtcATTTTCAAGgtacattctgcataaaatagtattgtctgtttcactattgatgctataactaggtcaggcgcggatcgaaaactaATCCTCAGGGGGATCCCTActtagcatgttaattgttgcaacagcagacaaaaactctttgttgtattttaacatttatttctagaatacattttatccaccaattaatgaagataaagtttcaaatcaataaacctctagatttaaTAATTGACTACTgtagtacctagattctatgaactagactataaacacgaggcacaaTTTTTaatgcgaaactgaaagggtcaaataaaaccacgtggtctaaaatttaaatgacaataacattcgcaggggtgtaagTAAAAACGTAGGACTCGATTCTGTACCATTTCAATAAATAGATAATTCTGGAGGCCCCACACTTCACTACAGTAAGCCAAAACTGGTGctacacaatttaaaaacaatttttaaaaaatatttttttttcgattttgttTCGTCATAAAGTTGTTTTGGTTGTAAAGTTATCGTCCactaatctcagcgagattcgtcaatgctgaaaattataacatttaacGGTGTAGGAAACTGACATTTTATGTTGATAGGGAATTAAAGCgatgttaaaagtaaaaagttcatttaattcaGCGTACTTCTATCGTAACAGTCATGCGTCTCGGGCGGTAGGGCGGGCGGTTATTTCAATCATTGTACATACATGCGTTGATCGACTTTTCTCCTTTAAAtccattcattactttccaaatgaaAGCTGAATACTATGATACTATATAGTAAATAACAACACATTGTGTGGAATTAGCAACGACACGCTGCAgctatttaatatttgtttatttaatatttatgtacACATACATAATTATGGCATAAAGTTGGAtcacatgatttatttatttcaataaaacaattctgaaaatttaaactttccgcTGTATACGTGTCGTCCTAAACTGTTATTTAACACCTGAGCAATTCTTTATATAGCCTTGCTAATAAACCGGTTCTTCAGAACCAGGTGACACAAACAGGTATTCGaatgaaaaccttatatatccggataattaattcattattataccaagtagaaattgatttctgtctaattcgtccctcaaacgaaagaaatcatatttcatttgcctcttttaaaaaaaatccggaaatatCTTGTTCAACGAAAAGACTATATATTATGCTACTTCCTGCTATTTCAAGTTAAATGCGCGGGCATGTTTAGACTTCCTTAGTTACGTAATAGTGTTGCTAGATAGAAGCTGCGTTTTCGTGACTCTCAAAGATTGGTAGTTTGTGAATACTATCAATCTTTGCCTTCGCTCATCGATTCGTCGAAAGTGTCCTGTGTTCGTGTGTGGTTATACATCGTTCGATTGGAACAGTTTATCaactgtaaatttatttttattccttATTTGAATTCAGAAACTTGAAAGGCCGTATATTGGATATCTTGAAATTCATCGTGTCCAAAGATGAAGGACACTATGATTGTGACAACCGAAGTCCTGCCCAAGCGTGAACCGATTGTAGTAAATCGGGACGTTTGGTACAGCTTCATGAGCAAAGAGGATGCCGACCCTCAGGCCTGCTGGCTTGAGAGGAAGCGGCAAGAGAGGATAAAAGTAAGTTTATGCTTAATATGAAAgtaatgttttacatgtatttacatttgttaacaatatatggaaataatttttgttaatatttgaaattcGATTTATTTAAGGCTGAAAAAGCTGCCCTGGGAGCCTCAACATCTAGAGTTCCTACATCTACAACTTCTTCATCTGGATCTATGATCTTGGAATCCTTGAAATTTAGATATATTCAGCAGAAGGGTAGGGGtatttgcattttacttttTGTAGATTTATTGAGTCCTGTTAAAGTCTGCTTGCTTTCTCAGACCAAATAACAAAAGCCGAAATGGTTTCTCATATTtaactcaaaatatttttatcaatcctttttgttttttgaaatacaattgTTATAGTAAATCTATTTTCTGTTGGATTAAAATAGTCAAAAATTAAGCTTTTTGGTGCAGCTTAGATTGAGTAAAACCACTGAATTCATgagattaattaaatttattgaagGTTAATAGGGGGGGTGGGGGCTATTAAAGGACTTGATATTTACAAAAgtacattcatttttatttcaactaaTGTTTTTGAAACTTTGTTAAGAAGgtaattatcatttaattgagaaatgtatttatacaataGTGGACAGAAACCAGAACCAGACACCTTCTCCACCAAGTTCAGTTTCTCCACCAAGTTCAGTTTCTCCACCAAGTTCAGTTTCATCAACTGCCTCAGATGATGAAGTCCCCAGAAACCCTAAAAAGTCATCTCCAAAGGCTGAAAATGAAAGCGATATTGCACCATTCTCAGGCCATATTCAGTCTTCAAACAGGAAACACTATGCCAATATAGGCcaatatttgaatgaaatctaCAACAGAGAACAAATATGTGACATTTCATTCAAACTGGGCAGCATCATTTACCCGGTGCATAAAGTGGTTCTTGCTAGTCAGAGTCCGTTGTTTGAGAAGATGTTTGACAGCAAGGACTTTACTCAGCCACCCATCAGACCAAGGCAAATTAGGGTTACTGGAGTGTCAGAGGGTTCTTTAAAGTCATTCCTAAATTGCATTTATTCTGGTGATATCAATATCATCAAACCTGATTATCTGCATGAGATACTTGATCTCTCACGGATGTTTGAGGTGCAGCAAATCACTCAGATGTGTTTGCAGAAAATCTCCTCTCTTGGTCACCATGACATGCTGAAACTTTTGCAGAAGATGAGGAGGCATAAAGATGTTCAAGTTTGTGACATTCTGATGGATGCCATAGCCAAAAATTTTATGGAGATTAGGAACAGTTCCTCTTTCTATGGCTTAGATGTGGACACTATCTGCATGATATTGTCAAATGAAAGGCTTGATGTTAATTCAGAGATGGACATTTTTGAGAGCGCCGTGAGTTGGCTTCACCATCATAAGGAGGATCAAATGAAGAATCTGGAGAGAGTGATGGATACCGTCAGGTTCTCACACCTATCAAGCCAGCAATTGATGGAATGCTTTGTTAAATGTCCCGCCCTTAAGCAGAGCCCCCATTGTGTGGGCTTGATCACTATGGCTAACTGGTTAGTACATATACTCTTCAATATTATCTTACTCTCTATGTATGAAAAAGTTAAATCATACTATGATTTAACCTATTAGGTTTATAGCttgaaattaaacaataaacataatcaTATCTAataccaacttttatttgtgacAACTTTATTTTGCGTCATTTGCCATAGTCAAAGTAGTTTGCAGCTACTAATTTTTGCAACAGAGATTTAAAATGTAACATTATAGTGCCCTGATTCCGTTTATTTTAATTCTGTGTGAATGCTTTCGATGTCTTAGTGTTTTGCTTGTGTATCGGTATGATTCCGGTGACGAGTGTGACGTAGCACTTGACCTGTGTATTATGCATTTGTTATTTAGGGCctcaatattttcatataaataaataatctttCTTATTAGTACCTTTGCCAATCGGGAGTCATTTCCAGCTTAAAGTAGTTGGTAACTACCGGCAGTGCACGTCCTGTAGTTCTTTGTTTTTCTCACACATGCCTTGGTTGTTTACGTTGCCGCCATTTTTCTTATTCATCTTTCTCGGAATTACCCATAGTTCCGTATTCTATTTTTGTAACGAAGTACCTTTTGGCggataaatttaatttacttgtttatatcgattataaaatacttaaagttattatttttatgtttaataattaactttaaattgttttacttaTTTACTATACTGTGGTATTTTCACGTTAATTGATACGAGACCGAGATTCTCTTACGGGATGGGGATTAACTATGATTGGATAATCTTTTTAACGGGATGGGATTAACTTATCTTATTGGTTGTAATTTGTCGTCTGCTTTTAGCACTCTATAAATACCCGGGACACTGAGAAACGGGTGCTCTCTCCTTTTTGTTGTGTGTCAGGAAGGACACACAAATTTTGCAGCATATTATAAGGTGCGTACTATTTCAGTATCTAAGTGACTGAAGTACATTTATAGTAATAgggtttaattaattattattactaGTGATAGTGCtagtttaattcatatttactaGTTCAGTACTAGTTATTTCGATTTATAGAGAGTTAGGGAATATTTTCGCTGTATACTAGTAGTTGTCACTAGTAGCGGAGATATTAATTCGTATTTTATCGAGAGcctttaagttttattttggtCGGGGGATTTTACGTATAGAATATAGTATTGTGTCGGTAATTGTACCGATTTTGCCATCGTCCCAAGGGTTGAGACTTgtctgattttcttttttttgtacggcgttgttacatgtatttgtgtcaTGTTATTTATGGttgaataaattataaactttaCATCGTTTTGTTCTCAACACAAGGCAAGCGTTCCGAGCGTTACAATTTTGGCATCCACGGCGGGATCCGTTTAAAGTTTACGGGTCCTGTGATCGAATCATAACAACGCTCTGTCTTGGTGTTTGagaaacaataaatttaataattcattaaaacaaagaaatctaAAATCATCCAAATGGCTGGTCGGAAGAGCAAACGAAACAGACGTGCTTTACAGGAGTCCAGATCTGCGTCACGAATTTCTCGTTCACCCGTTGATTCTGCAACAGAAATAGATACTGTATGTAAAACTATCGATCAAGAGAGCCAAGGATACAATATGGAAACATCATTCAACGTAAGAAAGTCAGCACCTACGTGTATACCAGATAACTCAAACGCAAGTAATGTACTTGTGAGTAAATCTGCCTATACTACGGGCGATGGGTCAATTTCATGTACAAATGCCGTCTCAAGTACAGTCTCAGTGGCTGTGAGCACAGTTAATCAGCCAGATACCGAAGCCTGCACAATTATGTCAGAGCGTGATCACATAAGCGTACGTAGACCAGCTCATCACACAACAGTTTTACCTGTGAGCTCAGATACTGTTCCATTTACAGTGAGTTCATGTACAGGTCGTCCTGAGATAATGTTAACAGACACGAGAGTCATGCAGACTGGATCATACCCAGAAAACTCATCTCCATATATGACACCTGCACTTCCTTCCGTGATGCAGTCAACTGGTCCTATGCTTAGGTTACCTACCAATACGTACACTTCAGGTCTAACTCAGAGTTCAGTTTTTGTGCCTGCCTCCTCAAACCAACCCCTGTGGTCTGACCAAAGCTTCGCCCCCATAAGTTATAATTCTGCTTCTCGCCTGAGTACAGTTACCAGCAGCGCTGTTACAACAACGTGGTCCCATATCAGATGTCAAAATAACCATTTACCTGTGGGCTCATTTACAGGTTCAGTGCCTGTGAGTTCATGTGCAGGTTATGCGGGTAATTTGGCTTGTGCTTCAATGACAGAGTTTGCACAACGTCCCGACCATGTTGGTTTTCCTACAATCCCCCTTGCAGGTTCTGAACCTGTAATGGCAAGCCAGGACTATACGAGACAAATACCAGTACCAATTAAAACTACTTCCGGATCCGTTGGAGTGACAGATCATCCTGCACTGAATGCACTTACAGATATAGTACGGCAATTACAAACCTCTGTGGAGCGACTGGCAGAAAACGAC
The nucleotide sequence above comes from Magallana gigas chromosome 2, xbMagGiga1.1, whole genome shotgun sequence. Encoded proteins:
- the LOC136272985 gene encoding kelch-like protein 3, producing the protein MKDTMIVTTEVLPKREPIVVNRDVWYSFMSKEDADPQACWLERKRQERIKAEKAALGASTSRVPTSTTSSSGSMILESLKFRYIQQKVDRNQNQTPSPPSSVSPPSSVSPPSSVSSTASDDEVPRNPKKSSPKAENESDIAPFSGHIQSSNRKHYANIGQYLNEIYNREQICDISFKLGSIIYPVHKVVLASQSPLFEKMFDSKDFTQPPIRPRQIRVTGVSEGSLKSFLNCIYSGDINIIKPDYLHEILDLSRMFEVQQITQMCLQKISSLGHHDMLKLLQKMRRHKDVQVCDILMDAIAKNFMEIRNSSSFYGLDVDTICMILSNERLDVNSEMDIFESAVSWLHHHKEDQMKNLERVMDTVRFSHLSSQQLMECFVKCPALKQSPHCVGLITMANWVQTSISLNQQDPLNLEIQEPRSLANSGGSVEQYLKTHFSSEFKEPDVTYDIVLMTEDAIEDFNRHACSRSQSWSTISSPCIKQYRESKWSMMDDTESELAGKPARLGTTGLQSMDCMMGRKPKQKDAPKMEGKSNDKHVKKKRSRRYKKQDLSDGSKEDTRKAMVWGGDQWYMVGGARYKDSECPSPTNKVLVYSYETKEWRPVAPLNVARMEHSLCEVDGYIFAIGGIGEGNRLLSSVECYNPRTNCWFYVKALPEPRAAASTSAEGGNVCLKGGYSQMNHGQPSSSCYENKVELFYNMETNKWLRKY